In Deinococcus maricopensis DSM 21211, one genomic interval encodes:
- a CDS encoding serine hydrolase produces MNPRRSKRRGAPRALRRKGRYLLLALATAGAWFAWRDPAPGDAARLAARSPGAHAAGCAVTPAFTPAPPPPARLTGRLGLFVAEIDPATLRVKRAVARDPDGVYPLASSYKQAVLWALLRAHDAGTLPLGERFEVTTASQSLGAYPFDHSDVLTLARRMIHNSDNTATDLLHRRVGLDAVQRVADDLKLCRTRLILPTKDWWVAQAGLSSAFPGASVFASATGEDRSRLAHALDADAQTYRADYLQTRLDRYFEERYHPDADLGTHNVSTPAEFAALVAHEFLRPGLSPASRTVQRDVMSSGYGRSRLQVPVRYFGGKGGNGWEILTYTGYLETLDGRHVVYAFMQHGAHETYTMPLTRTAFTWINAAIHDVLNP; encoded by the coding sequence TTGAACCCGCGCAGGTCTAAGCGGCGGGGCGCGCCGCGCGCACTGCGCCGCAAGGGCCGCTACCTGCTGCTGGCCCTCGCGACCGCGGGCGCGTGGTTCGCCTGGCGCGACCCTGCGCCCGGCGACGCCGCCCGACTCGCCGCCCGCTCCCCGGGCGCGCACGCGGCGGGGTGCGCCGTCACGCCCGCGTTCACGCCCGCCCCGCCGCCGCCCGCGCGCCTCACCGGCCGCCTCGGGCTGTTCGTCGCGGAAATCGATCCGGCCACGCTGCGCGTGAAACGCGCCGTCGCGCGCGACCCGGACGGCGTGTACCCCCTCGCCAGCAGCTACAAACAGGCCGTTCTGTGGGCGCTCCTGCGCGCCCACGACGCCGGCACGCTCCCGCTCGGCGAACGGTTCGAGGTGACCACCGCCAGCCAGAGCCTCGGCGCATACCCGTTCGACCACAGCGACGTCCTGACGCTCGCGCGGCGCATGATCCACAACAGCGACAACACCGCCACGGACCTCCTGCACCGCCGCGTCGGCCTGGACGCCGTGCAACGCGTTGCCGACGACCTGAAGCTCTGCCGCACCCGCCTGATCCTGCCCACCAAGGACTGGTGGGTGGCGCAGGCGGGCCTCAGCAGCGCCTTCCCCGGCGCGTCCGTGTTCGCCAGCGCCACCGGCGAGGACCGCTCCCGCCTCGCCCACGCCCTCGACGCCGACGCGCAGACGTACCGCGCGGACTACCTCCAGACGCGCCTGGACCGTTACTTCGAGGAACGCTACCACCCGGACGCGGACCTCGGCACGCACAACGTGAGCACCCCGGCGGAATTCGCGGCGCTTGTCGCGCACGAGTTCCTCCGCCCCGGCCTCAGCCCCGCCAGCCGCACCGTGCAGCGTGACGTGATGAGCAGTGGCTACGGCCGCTCCCGCCTGCAGGTGCCCGTCCGGTACTTCGGCGGGAAAGGCGGCAACGGCTGGGAGATCCTCACGTACACCGGCTATCTGGAAACCCTGGACGGACGGCATGTGGTGTACGCCTTCATGCAGCACGGCGCGCACGAAACGTACACGATGCCGCTCACGCGTACGGCCTTCACGTGGATCAACGCGGCCATCCACGACGTCCTGAATCCCTGA
- a CDS encoding DegV family protein, with amino-acid sequence MISIVTDSTADLSPALRAQEQIRSVPLYVLFDGQMLKDGIDIQTKALFEGIKAGKKTPSTSQPSPAEFAAVYREALETADEVLSIHISGQLSGTVGSARLAAQEFGGKVTVVDSRTVSLGLGLQALRAARLAREGRSAADIVSALERVQAQQDIRFTVDTLEFLRLNGRIGGAQALLGGLLNIKPILAVRGGRVESAGRARGSKKALADIAEHVRKYAEQHPGANVAFLATDGGEGTVVELRAALAGVNYTDMGDHHFGAVVGTHAGPGTYGAVLEPAQV; translated from the coding sequence ATGATTTCGATCGTCACGGACTCCACCGCGGACCTCAGCCCGGCGCTGCGCGCGCAGGAGCAGATCCGCAGTGTGCCCCTCTACGTCCTGTTCGACGGGCAGATGCTCAAGGACGGCATTGACATTCAGACCAAAGCCCTGTTCGAAGGCATCAAGGCCGGCAAGAAGACGCCGTCCACCAGCCAGCCCAGCCCCGCCGAATTCGCCGCGGTGTACCGCGAGGCGCTCGAAACGGCCGACGAGGTCCTGAGCATCCACATCAGCGGGCAGCTGTCCGGCACCGTCGGCAGCGCCCGCCTCGCCGCGCAGGAATTCGGTGGGAAGGTCACGGTCGTGGACTCCCGCACCGTGTCGCTCGGCCTGGGTCTCCAGGCGCTGCGCGCCGCGCGCCTCGCCCGGGAAGGCCGAAGCGCCGCCGACATCGTGTCCGCCCTGGAGCGCGTGCAGGCGCAGCAGGACATCCGCTTCACGGTCGACACGCTCGAATTCCTGCGCCTGAACGGCCGCATCGGCGGGGCGCAGGCGCTCCTCGGCGGCCTCCTGAACATCAAGCCGATCCTGGCGGTCCGCGGCGGCCGCGTCGAAAGTGCCGGACGCGCACGCGGCAGCAAAAAAGCCCTCGCGGACATCGCCGAACACGTCCGCAAGTACGCCGAGCAGCACCCCGGCGCGAACGTCGCCTTCCTCGCCACGGACGGCGGCGAAGGCACCGTCGTGGAGCTGCGCGCCGCGCTTGCCGGCGTGAACTACACCGACATGGGCGACCACCACTTCGGCGCGGTCGTCGGCACGCACGCCGGGCCGGGCACGTACGGCGCGGTGCTTGAACCCGCGCAGGTCTAA
- a CDS encoding 3'(2'),5'-bisphosphate nucleotidase CysQ produces MTPPLSLHHELDVAVRLAREAGALLLHHRARDLQVTQKSSAEDLVTIADREASDLIVRALRAAFPEDGVLSEELADTPERLARERVWIIDPIDGTREYVNGSADFSVSIGLAVRGEATLGVVLAPATNELFAGVVGAGVMKNGAPVNFSDRPVDAAIIAVSDTEYRVELHRYALTGLHPSGSIALKLARIAAGEADATFTMSARSEWDIAAGMALVRANGGVTVRRSGSAIPLNAARPHIRRGLLSGRADVVAHLAQALPRAGVPEVQLGLRASDSAWAVLTPEQAARWSGHPHVHVRHAGGRVLALIALQPQADGWIVEHEEGDDFHLGRLARDLAYVYGPLHRP; encoded by the coding sequence GTGACCCCTCCCCTTTCCCTTCACCATGAACTGGACGTGGCCGTGCGCCTAGCGCGCGAGGCGGGCGCGCTGCTGCTGCACCACCGCGCGCGCGACCTGCAGGTCACCCAGAAATCCAGCGCAGAAGACCTCGTGACCATCGCGGACCGCGAAGCGAGCGACCTGATCGTCCGGGCGCTGCGCGCCGCGTTCCCGGAGGACGGCGTACTCAGTGAGGAACTCGCGGACACCCCGGAGCGGCTCGCGCGCGAGCGCGTGTGGATCATCGACCCGATCGACGGCACACGCGAGTACGTGAACGGCAGCGCGGACTTCAGCGTCAGCATTGGCCTCGCGGTGCGCGGCGAGGCCACGCTCGGCGTGGTGCTTGCGCCCGCCACGAACGAACTGTTCGCGGGCGTCGTCGGCGCGGGCGTCATGAAGAACGGCGCGCCCGTGAACTTCAGCGACCGGCCTGTGGACGCCGCCATCATCGCCGTGTCCGACACCGAGTACCGCGTCGAGCTGCACCGCTACGCGCTCACGGGCCTGCACCCGAGCGGCAGCATCGCCCTGAAGCTCGCGCGCATCGCCGCCGGCGAGGCAGACGCGACCTTCACCATGAGCGCCCGCAGCGAGTGGGACATCGCGGCGGGCATGGCGCTCGTGCGCGCGAACGGTGGCGTGACCGTGCGGCGCAGCGGCTCCGCCATCCCCCTGAACGCCGCGCGGCCCCACATCCGCCGGGGCCTCCTGTCCGGCCGCGCGGACGTCGTCGCACACCTCGCGCAGGCACTCCCCCGCGCGGGCGTCCCCGAGGTGCAGCTGGGGCTGCGCGCCTCCGACAGCGCCTGGGCGGTCCTCACGCCCGAGCAGGCGGCCCGCTGGTCCGGGCACCCGCACGTGCACGTCCGCCACGCTGGCGGGCGCGTCCTCGCGCTGATCGCCTTGCAGCCGCAGGCGGACGGCTGGATCGTCGAGCACGAGGAAGGCGACGACTTCCACCTCGGGCGCCTCGCGCGGGACCTCGCATACGTGTACGGCCCCCTGCACCGCCCCTGA
- the aspS gene encoding aspartate--tRNA(Asn) ligase translates to MTTPAPRTTLPRTFTRDLAPHDGQTVRLQGFVHARRDLGGVQFLVLRDVTGIAQCVGQNLTLPMPESSVEVIGTVKAHAKAPGGYEIQAQQVHVLSEAVQAPPVEIPKMEWNVNPETTLDYRYVTVRGLKERATLKVQAEIVAAFREHLIDEGFTEIYSPKIVSAGAEGGANLFELDYFGQRAYLAQSPQLYKQIMVGTFERVFEVAPVFRAEEHATSRHLNEYLSLDVELGFIESEEDVMDVETRLLSAIMTRLRARASAEFDLLGAAIPDVPQHIPRIELLEARRLVQERYGHAVGGKDLDPEGERLLSQHYAEQHGTDFVFVTKYPKAARPFYAYPEGDLTRGFDLLFRGIEITSGGQRIHEHAMLLQSLREYRIDPAQMEGYTEVFKHGMPPHGGFAIGAERLTAKLLGIANVRYARAFPRDRHRLLP, encoded by the coding sequence ATGACCACCCCCGCACCCCGCACGACCCTTCCCCGCACCTTCACCCGTGATCTCGCGCCGCACGATGGCCAGACCGTCCGCCTGCAGGGCTTCGTGCATGCCCGCCGTGACTTGGGCGGCGTGCAGTTCCTCGTGCTGCGCGACGTGACCGGCATCGCGCAGTGCGTCGGCCAGAACCTCACGCTGCCCATGCCGGAAAGCAGCGTGGAAGTGATCGGCACCGTCAAGGCGCACGCCAAAGCGCCCGGCGGGTACGAAATTCAGGCGCAGCAGGTCCACGTCCTGAGTGAGGCGGTGCAGGCGCCGCCCGTGGAAATCCCGAAAATGGAGTGGAACGTCAACCCGGAAACGACGCTCGACTACCGTTACGTCACCGTGCGTGGCCTTAAGGAGCGCGCCACGCTGAAGGTGCAGGCTGAGATCGTCGCGGCGTTCCGCGAGCACCTGATCGACGAGGGCTTCACGGAAATCTACAGCCCGAAAATCGTGTCTGCCGGGGCGGAGGGCGGCGCGAACCTGTTCGAGCTGGATTACTTCGGGCAGCGCGCGTACCTTGCGCAGAGCCCGCAGCTGTACAAGCAGATCATGGTGGGCACGTTCGAGCGCGTGTTCGAGGTTGCGCCCGTGTTCCGCGCCGAGGAGCACGCCACCAGCCGCCACCTGAACGAGTACCTGTCTCTGGACGTGGAACTGGGCTTCATCGAGTCCGAGGAGGACGTCATGGACGTCGAGACGCGCTTGCTCAGCGCGATCATGACGCGCCTGCGTGCCCGCGCGAGCGCCGAGTTCGACCTGCTCGGCGCGGCCATCCCCGACGTGCCGCAGCACATCCCCCGCATTGAGCTGCTGGAGGCCCGCCGGCTCGTGCAGGAGCGATACGGCCACGCCGTCGGCGGGAAGGACCTCGACCCGGAAGGGGAGCGGCTGCTCAGCCAGCATTACGCGGAGCAGCACGGCACGGACTTCGTGTTCGTCACGAAGTACCCGAAGGCGGCTCGCCCGTTCTACGCGTACCCGGAAGGGGACCTCACGCGCGGCTTCGACCTGCTGTTCCGCGGCATCGAGATCACCAGCGGCGGCCAGCGCATCCACGAGCACGCGATGCTCCTGCAGAGCCTGCGCGAGTACCGCATCGACCCGGCGCAGATGGAAGGGTACACCGAGGTGTTCAAGCACGGCATGCCGCCGCACGGGGGGTTCGCGATCGGCGCGGAACGCCTCACGGCGAAGCTGCTTGGCATCGCGAACGTCCGTTACGCCCGCGCGTTCCCGCGTGACCGCCACCGCCTGCTGCCCTGA
- a CDS encoding alpha/beta hydrolase family protein, whose product METFASMTVDGQRVYGMLHTPDTPAPVGGHPSVLMLHGFTGSRSADHRLFPLLSRYLVRLGIASLRIDFRGSGDSEGDFSEMTVTREVEDAHAAMAYLRRQPGIDPERAMLLGFSLGGMVAALAAPDVRPHRLALWAPALPEVMLPHLRGGLMPSAISDFGGWPLGRAFLQELPRLKPLEAAGRWGGVARVFHGDADRSVPPEMGVRYARALGCDAVGIPGANHTFDSLGAVEMLHRETARFLAGD is encoded by the coding sequence ATGGAAACCTTCGCGTCCATGACCGTGGATGGGCAGCGCGTGTACGGCATGCTGCACACCCCGGATACGCCGGCCCCGGTCGGCGGCCACCCGAGCGTCCTGATGCTGCACGGCTTCACCGGGAGCCGCTCCGCCGACCACCGGCTGTTCCCGCTGCTCAGCCGGTACCTGGTGCGTCTGGGCATCGCCAGCCTCCGCATCGATTTTCGTGGCAGCGGGGACAGCGAAGGTGACTTCAGCGAGATGACCGTGACGCGCGAGGTGGAGGACGCGCACGCCGCCATGGCGTACCTGCGCCGCCAGCCCGGCATCGACCCGGAGCGGGCCATGCTGCTCGGGTTCAGCCTGGGCGGCATGGTGGCCGCGCTTGCCGCGCCGGACGTGCGCCCCCACCGGCTGGCGCTGTGGGCGCCGGCGCTGCCGGAAGTCATGCTGCCGCACCTGCGCGGCGGCCTGATGCCGTCGGCCATCAGTGATTTCGGCGGGTGGCCGCTTGGGCGGGCGTTCCTGCAGGAACTGCCGCGCCTGAAGCCGCTGGAGGCCGCGGGCCGCTGGGGCGGCGTGGCGCGTGTGTTCCACGGCGACGCGGACCGGAGCGTGCCGCCCGAGATGGGCGTGCGGTACGCCCGCGCGCTTGGGTGTGACGCGGTGGGCATTCCCGGCGCGAACCACACCTTCGACAGCCTGGGCGCGGTGGAGATGCTGCACCGCGAAACGGCGCGCTTCCTGGCGGGCGACTGA
- a CDS encoding CopG family transcriptional regulator: protein MARDPKQQFNVYLPPDLVRRIKYASIDARLSLSAYVERALRNQLERDTQEPEAHP from the coding sequence ATGGCTCGGGACCCCAAGCAGCAATTCAACGTCTACCTCCCCCCAGACCTCGTTCGCCGCATCAAATACGCCAGCATCGACGCCCGCCTCAGCCTCAGCGCCTACGTCGAACGCGCCCTGCGCAACCAGCTCGAACGCGACACCCAGGAACCCGAAGCGCACCCCTAA
- a CDS encoding ABC transporter ATP-binding protein — protein sequence MTSTAPHAPPPAQPDRDLIVRVRDLRKQYDVHEKDPGFLGSLRAFVRRQTRTVHAVRGVSFDLHAGEVIGFLGPNGAGKTTTLKMLSGLLHPSGGEVRVGGFEPRRRQTAFLRTITLVMGQKQQLLWDLPALDSFRVNQAVYEIPDDQFHATMREFDDVLNLGPILRKQVRKLSLGERMKCELAAALLHRPKVLFLDEPTIGLDVNMQHNVREFIRAYNERERATVILTSHYMADVTALARRILIIDGGAIRHDGDLADLTARGTGRKTIKLQLTRPITAEALAPYGDVIRADGLDAELSVPRADVSARAAALLGALEVADLTVEDPPIEDVIGQLFGHPEGTQP from the coding sequence GTGACCAGCACCGCACCCCACGCCCCGCCGCCCGCCCAGCCGGACCGTGACCTCATCGTCCGCGTCCGCGACCTCCGCAAGCAATACGACGTCCACGAAAAGGACCCCGGCTTCCTGGGCAGCCTCCGCGCGTTCGTGCGCCGCCAGACCCGCACCGTCCACGCCGTGCGCGGCGTCAGCTTCGACCTGCACGCCGGCGAGGTCATCGGCTTCCTCGGCCCGAACGGCGCCGGCAAAACCACCACCCTCAAGATGCTCAGCGGCCTCCTGCACCCCAGCGGCGGCGAAGTCCGCGTCGGCGGGTTCGAACCGCGCCGCCGCCAGACAGCCTTCCTGCGCACCATCACCCTCGTCATGGGCCAGAAGCAGCAACTCCTGTGGGACCTCCCCGCCCTCGACTCCTTCCGCGTGAACCAGGCCGTGTACGAGATTCCCGACGACCAGTTTCACGCCACCATGCGCGAATTCGACGACGTCCTGAACCTCGGCCCCATCCTCCGCAAACAGGTCCGCAAGCTCAGCCTCGGCGAACGCATGAAATGCGAACTCGCTGCTGCGCTCCTGCACCGCCCCAAAGTACTGTTCCTCGACGAGCCCACCATCGGCCTCGACGTCAACATGCAGCACAACGTCCGCGAATTCATCCGCGCGTACAACGAACGCGAGCGCGCCACCGTCATCCTCACCAGCCACTACATGGCGGACGTCACCGCCCTCGCGCGCCGCATCCTCATCATTGACGGCGGCGCCATCCGGCACGACGGTGACCTCGCCGACCTCACCGCGCGCGGCACCGGCCGCAAAACCATCAAGCTTCAGCTGACGCGCCCCATCACCGCGGAAGCGCTCGCCCCGTACGGCGACGTCATCCGTGCCGACGGCCTCGACGCGGAACTCAGCGTCCCCCGCGCGGACGTCAGCGCCCGCGCCGCTGCGCTGCTCGGCGCGCTCGAAGTCGCCGACCTCACCGTCGAGGACCCCCCCATCGAGGACGTCATCGGGCAGCTCTTCGGCCACCCCGAAGGAACGCAGCCATGA
- a CDS encoding ABC transporter permease: MTATWRKVRVLLATQFAHMTAYRAEIVIWMLSGTLTLVMMLLWRDLTAQSSSGTIGTYDARDFTTYFIGTWLAGQMLVVWVAWELNFQINQGTLSPQLLRPIDPFWMHYFAHWAERFVRVPLMIVLASVFTATFGAHFTASVSAWLAFIVLVALGFTVRFLWEYCFALLAFWTQTATAFAELTWLAYAALGGIFAPLSLYPPAVQAVARFTPFPYMLGLPSDLISGKADLADAARGAAVLLAWLAALSVLRAALWRAGLRRYGAVGA; this comes from the coding sequence ATGACCGCCACATGGCGCAAGGTGCGCGTCCTCCTCGCCACGCAATTCGCGCACATGACCGCGTACCGCGCGGAAATCGTCATCTGGATGCTCAGCGGCACCCTCACCCTCGTCATGATGCTCCTGTGGCGCGACCTCACCGCGCAGTCCAGCAGCGGCACCATCGGCACGTACGACGCGCGTGACTTCACGACCTACTTCATCGGCACGTGGCTCGCCGGGCAGATGCTCGTCGTGTGGGTCGCGTGGGAACTGAACTTCCAGATCAACCAGGGCACCCTCAGCCCGCAGCTGCTGCGTCCCATCGACCCGTTCTGGATGCATTACTTCGCGCACTGGGCGGAGCGGTTCGTGCGCGTCCCCCTCATGATCGTGCTCGCCTCGGTGTTCACCGCCACGTTCGGCGCGCACTTCACGGCGAGCGTCAGCGCGTGGCTCGCGTTCATCGTCCTCGTCGCGCTCGGCTTTACCGTGCGTTTCCTGTGGGAGTACTGCTTCGCGCTGCTCGCCTTCTGGACGCAGACAGCCACGGCCTTCGCGGAACTCACGTGGCTCGCGTACGCCGCGCTCGGTGGAATCTTCGCGCCCCTCAGTCTCTACCCGCCCGCCGTGCAGGCCGTCGCGCGGTTCACGCCGTTTCCGTACATGCTCGGCCTGCCCAGCGACCTGATCAGCGGCAAAGCGGACCTCGCGGACGCCGCGCGCGGCGCCGCCGTGCTGCTCGCGTGGCTCGCCGCCCTCAGCGTCCTGCGCGCCGCACTGTGGCGCGCGGGGCTGCGGCGGTACGGCGCGGTGGGCGCATGA
- a CDS encoding ABC transporter permease has protein sequence MKRALRLMRLFLGASLSAQLEYRANFIGSVLAAIGEALTALLGLSLIFSRPEIKTLGGWTLPEAVIVAGFFMLTQGVIATAFQPNLSKIAEGVRTGSMDFNLLKPIDAQFLVSTRNINFLRSIDVALGLGIIAWGVAQLGGVTILGAATAAALYVSALLMVYAIWFMLSTTAFWFVKVENVTALFDGVFGVGRYPIQAFPAWLRPALTFVVPVALITTVPAQALTGRLTWTLALASPVIAALLLVLARALWVRALASYTSASS, from the coding sequence ATGAAACGCGCCCTGCGCCTCATGCGCCTCTTCCTCGGCGCGAGCCTCAGCGCCCAGCTGGAGTACCGCGCGAACTTCATCGGCAGCGTCCTCGCGGCCATCGGCGAGGCCCTCACCGCCCTGCTCGGCCTCTCGCTGATCTTCTCCCGCCCGGAAATCAAGACGCTCGGTGGCTGGACGCTCCCCGAAGCGGTCATTGTCGCCGGGTTCTTCATGCTCACGCAGGGCGTCATCGCCACCGCGTTCCAGCCGAACCTCAGCAAGATCGCCGAGGGCGTCCGCACCGGCAGCATGGACTTCAATCTCCTCAAGCCCATCGACGCGCAGTTCCTCGTCAGCACCCGCAACATCAACTTCCTGCGCAGCATCGACGTTGCGCTTGGCCTGGGCATCATCGCGTGGGGCGTGGCGCAGCTCGGCGGCGTGACGATCCTCGGCGCCGCCACTGCCGCCGCACTGTACGTCAGCGCCCTCCTGATGGTGTACGCCATCTGGTTCATGCTCAGCACGACCGCGTTCTGGTTCGTGAAGGTCGAGAACGTCACCGCCCTGTTCGACGGCGTGTTCGGCGTGGGCCGCTACCCCATCCAGGCGTTCCCCGCGTGGCTCCGACCGGCCCTCACGTTCGTCGTGCCGGTTGCGCTCATCACGACCGTGCCTGCGCAGGCCCTCACCGGTCGCCTCACGTGGACGCTCGCGCTCGCCAGCCCCGTCATCGCCGCGCTGCTGCTCGTGCTCGCGCGCGCGCTGTGGGTCCGGGCGCTCGCCAGCTACACCAGCGCCAGCAGCTGA
- a CDS encoding insulinase family protein has product MTIQDALRPGVQLGRYTVERVQDLPEIDARITFLRHDLGARHMHVHRADDNLAFGVVFPTVPQDSTGVAHILEHVALMGSANYPVPDPFFAMLPRSLNTFMNAFTSSDWTAYPFSTRNTQDYFNLLSVYLDAAFFPLLRYESFRQDGHRLEFETPGDAKSALKLGGVVYNEMKGAMAAPASIMYRAIGKALYPDLTYANNSGGEPNDIPSLTWEDLRAFHARHYHPSNAFFYTYGSLPLEQSLQVIEERVMSKFTPQALDVSIPDQTPFAEPRALALSYPGTDLEGGAQGTVAWKLGRSFDASENLKWSVLSELLLGNPAAPLYHALIESGVGSSLADASGYHDNFREGAFTVGLKGVSAARVNEVEALVLNALQTIARDGIPAELVDSALHQFEIAQKEVSNAGWPYGLKLMMRGLGPWLHGGDPISALNIDVELARLQAARAEHPRLFEEVIEAELLRNPHRATITLTPDADLAARTEAEERALVERLTATFTDEDRQRVLDENAALDAMREADVDHGVLPTLSTADIPTGVPRPAYTTEETPGAIIGRVPQPTSGLVYLDVQVRVNHLPGDLLDLLPLYAFALTRSGAAGLTDVQMTRRVEAVTGGVSASVGSGVAPSELQDLRAAFTLSGKALSRNADALVSVLHDYLTAPQFTPERVRQLLRQRVTALRASVVSSGTDYALRTATAQLTPEGALDERQGGITHLRTLEAAQTDEAIAALLDQFARLQRALLDGRARVCLTAQDADLNLDLTAVTQAFQGTAPDAPVSAALSPRTPVAYTVDTPVAYNVRAYPGVPYTHADNAALLVLSRLLRTTYLQKELRERGGAYGGYATFDPRGGVFGLASYRDPHIARTYGVFDRAQSALASLTDRDLTEAILSASKQLDPLTSPDTVGRLRFYGDLGGYTADVQEAYKARLLAVTQDDLRRVASTYLRADAAANATVAGRNPNAETADAGLTFDVRTL; this is encoded by the coding sequence ATGACCATTCAAGACGCCCTCCGCCCCGGCGTGCAGCTCGGGCGGTACACCGTCGAGCGCGTGCAGGACCTCCCTGAAATCGACGCGCGCATCACGTTCCTCCGGCATGACCTCGGCGCGCGGCACATGCACGTGCACCGCGCGGACGACAACCTCGCGTTCGGCGTGGTGTTCCCCACCGTCCCGCAGGACAGCACCGGCGTGGCGCACATCCTGGAGCACGTCGCCCTGATGGGCAGCGCGAACTACCCGGTGCCGGACCCGTTCTTCGCGATGCTGCCGCGCAGCCTGAACACGTTCATGAACGCGTTCACGTCCAGCGACTGGACGGCGTACCCGTTCAGCACCCGCAACACGCAGGACTACTTCAACCTGCTGAGCGTGTACCTGGACGCGGCGTTCTTCCCGCTGCTGCGGTACGAGAGCTTCCGGCAAGACGGTCACCGCCTGGAGTTCGAGACGCCCGGCGACGCGAAAAGCGCCCTGAAGCTCGGCGGCGTCGTGTACAACGAGATGAAGGGCGCCATGGCCGCGCCCGCCAGCATCATGTACCGCGCGATCGGGAAGGCGCTCTACCCGGACCTGACGTACGCGAACAACAGCGGCGGCGAACCGAACGATATCCCGAGCCTCACGTGGGAGGACCTGCGGGCCTTCCACGCGCGCCACTACCACCCCAGCAACGCGTTCTTCTACACGTACGGCAGCCTGCCGCTCGAGCAGAGCCTGCAGGTGATCGAGGAGCGCGTCATGTCGAAGTTCACGCCACAGGCGCTGGACGTGAGCATCCCCGACCAGACGCCGTTCGCGGAGCCGCGCGCGCTCGCGCTCAGCTACCCGGGCACGGACCTGGAGGGCGGCGCGCAGGGCACGGTCGCGTGGAAGCTCGGGCGGAGCTTCGACGCGAGCGAGAACCTGAAGTGGAGCGTCCTGTCGGAGCTGCTGCTCGGCAACCCCGCCGCGCCGCTGTACCACGCGCTGATCGAGTCGGGCGTGGGCAGCAGCCTCGCGGACGCCAGCGGCTACCACGACAACTTCCGCGAGGGCGCGTTCACGGTCGGTCTCAAGGGCGTGAGCGCCGCGCGCGTGAACGAGGTGGAAGCCCTCGTCCTGAACGCCCTGCAAACCATCGCGCGTGACGGCATCCCGGCGGAACTCGTGGACAGCGCCCTGCACCAGTTCGAGATTGCGCAGAAGGAAGTCAGCAACGCCGGCTGGCCGTACGGGCTGAAGCTCATGATGCGCGGCCTCGGGCCGTGGCTGCACGGCGGCGACCCCATCAGCGCCCTGAACATCGACGTGGAGCTCGCGCGCCTGCAGGCCGCGCGCGCTGAGCACCCGCGCCTGTTCGAGGAGGTCATCGAGGCGGAACTGCTGCGCAACCCGCACCGCGCGACCATCACGCTCACGCCCGACGCGGACCTCGCGGCGCGCACCGAAGCGGAGGAGCGCGCGCTCGTGGAGCGCCTGACGGCGACCTTCACGGACGAGGACCGCCAGCGCGTCCTCGACGAGAACGCCGCGCTTGACGCGATGCGTGAGGCGGACGTGGACCACGGCGTCCTCCCCACGCTCAGCACCGCCGACATCCCCACGGGCGTGCCCCGCCCCGCGTACACGACCGAGGAGACGCCCGGCGCGATTATCGGGCGCGTCCCGCAGCCCACCAGCGGTCTCGTGTACCTGGACGTGCAGGTCCGCGTGAACCACCTGCCCGGCGACCTGCTGGACCTGCTGCCGCTGTACGCGTTCGCGCTCACGCGCAGCGGCGCGGCGGGCCTGACGGACGTGCAGATGACGCGCCGCGTGGAGGCCGTGACGGGCGGCGTCAGCGCCAGCGTCGGCAGCGGCGTCGCGCCGAGCGAACTGCAGGACCTGCGCGCCGCGTTCACGCTCAGCGGCAAGGCCCTGTCCCGCAACGCCGACGCGCTCGTGAGCGTCCTGCACGACTACCTGACCGCCCCGCAGTTCACGCCGGAACGTGTGCGTCAGCTGCTGCGCCAGCGCGTCACGGCGCTGCGCGCCAGCGTCGTCAGCAGCGGCACCGACTACGCCCTGCGCACCGCCACCGCGCAGCTCACGCCCGAAGGCGCCCTCGACGAACGCCAGGGCGGCATCACGCACCTGCGCACCCTCGAAGCCGCCCAGACGGACGAGGCCATCGCGGCGCTGCTCGATCAGTTCGCGCGGCTTCAGCGCGCCCTGCTCGACGGCCGCGCGCGCGTGTGCCTCACCGCGCAGGACGCCGACCTGAACCTCGACCTCACGGCCGTCACGCAGGCGTTCCAGGGCACCGCGCCGGACGCGCCCGTGAGCGCGGCCCTCAGCCCGCGCACGCCGGTGGCGTACACCGTGGATACGCCCGTCGCGTACAACGTCCGCGCGTACCCGGGCGTGCCGTACACGCACGCGGACAACGCGGCGCTGCTCGTCCTCAGCCGCCTGCTGCGCACCACGTACCTGCAGAAGGAACTGCGTGAGCGGGGCGGCGCGTACGGCGGGTACGCCACGTTTGACCCGCGCGGCGGCGTGTTCGGCCTCGCCAGCTACCGCGACCCGCACATCGCCCGCACGTACGGCGTGTTCGACCGCGCGCAGAGCGCCCTCGCGAGCCTCACGGACCGCGACCTCACCGAGGCGATCTTGTCCGCCAGCAAGCAGCTCGACCCGCTTACCAGCCCGGACACGGTGGGGCGCCTGCGCTTCTACGGCGACCTCGGTGGGTACACCGCCGACGTGCAGGAGGCGTACAAGGCGCGGCTGCTCGCGGTGACGCAGGACGACCTGCGGCGCGTGGCGAGCACGTACCTGCGCGCGGACGCCGCCGCGAACGCGACCGTCGCAGGCCGCAACCCGAACGCCGAAACGGCCGATGCGGGCCTGACCTTCGACGTCCGCACCCTCTGA